In Puntigrus tetrazona isolate hp1 chromosome 7, ASM1883169v1, whole genome shotgun sequence, the following are encoded in one genomic region:
- the LOC122348051 gene encoding cortexin domain-containing 1, with product MEETTPDPAFVDVDQGLTLACIAFLCLLLVAMIIRCAKVIMDPYSAIPTSTWEEQHLDD from the coding sequence ATGGAGGAGACAACCCCAGACCCCGCTTTTGTGGACGTGGACCAGGGTCTGACCCTGGCGTGCATCGCCTTCCTCTGTCTGCTGCTGGTGGCAATGATCATCCGCTGTGCCAAAGTCATCATGGACCCCTACAGTGCCATCCCCACCTCCACCTGGGAGGAACAGCACTTGGACGACTAG